A stretch of the Notamacropus eugenii isolate mMacEug1 chromosome 2, mMacEug1.pri_v2, whole genome shotgun sequence genome encodes the following:
- the ATF3 gene encoding cyclic AMP-dependent transcription factor ATF-3: MMLQHPSQVPASEVSATAIVPCLSPAASLAFEDFTTLTPLVKEELRFAIQNKHLCHRMSATLESVTVSDRPIEMSIMKAEFAPEEDERKKRRRERNKIAAAKCRNKKKEKTECLQKESEKLESVNAELKAQIEELKNEKQHLIYMLNLHRPTCIVRAQNGRTPEDERNLFIQQIKEGTLQS; this comes from the exons ATGATGCTTCAACATCCAAGCCAGGTCCCTGCCTCGGAAGTCAGCGCAACAGCCATTGTCCCCTGCCTGTCACCTGCTGCATCTCTGGCATTCGAAGATTTCACAACACTCACCCCTCTGGTGAAGGAAGAGCTGAGGTTTGCCATCCAAAACAAGCATCTCTGCCACAGGATGTCTGCCACATTGGAGTCCGTCACAGTGAGCGACAGGCCCATTGAGATGTCCATCATGAAAGCCGAG tttGCTCCCGAAgaggatgaaaggaaaaagagacgaagggaaagaaataaaattgcagCTGCCAAGTGTCGgaacaagaagaaggagaagacagAATGTTTGCAGAAG GAATCAGAAAAGTTGGAAAGTGTGAATGCTGAGCTGAAAGCCCAGATTGAGGAGCTCAAgaatgagaagcagcatttgatatACATGCTCAACCTCCACCGGCCGACGTGTATCGTCCGAGCTCAGAATGGGAGGACACCCGAAGATGAGAGGAACCTCTTTATCCAACAGATAAAAGAAGGAACATTGCAGAGTTAA